A single region of the Labeo rohita strain BAU-BD-2019 unplaced genomic scaffold, IGBB_LRoh.1.0 scaffold_304, whole genome shotgun sequence genome encodes:
- the LOC127160253 gene encoding uncharacterized protein LOC127160253: MPRRCLMLVTIVVFITTEAVSGEDVKKAVGDVVCFRPDKIHPNVTSLIWKQRSSSGIVVKAIEWDDDGTKIPNQRFQNITTLNNETGEITISKLTVKHSGVYTIDINSKEQEQRFLLTVVERVPKPVIKIEMSTNPDVVYVICEYSETIIWKNSSGETLGSKHYPKGEFIAVKKQGNPENYLTCTLKNAISEETSDPVYERDLFKDSNSSLVISIIIPLIAVVLVILLLFLIIRFHGHFAACRRNPRFTKDLEFEDSSA, translated from the exons atgccaCGTAGATGTTTGATGCTGGTCACCATTGTTGTGTTCATCACCACCGAAGCTGTTTCAG GTGAAGATGTGAAGAAAGCAGTGGGTGATGTGGTGTGTTTTCGTCCAGACAAAATACATCCTAATGTCACCAGCCTTATATGGAAACAGAGAAGCAGCAGTGGAATTGTTGTCAAGGCGATTGAATGGGATGATGATGGGACTAAAATCCCAAACCAGAGATTCCAAAACATCACAACCCTTAATAACGAGACTGGAGAAATCACTATATCTAAGTTAACTGTCAAACACAGTGGAGTTTATACCATTGACATCAACAGTAAAGAGCAGGAACAAAGATTCCTGTTGACTGTTGTGG AGCGGGTCCCTAAACCTGTGATAAAAATAGAGATGAGCACTAACCCTGATGTTGTGTATGTAATATGCGAGTACAGTGAAACGATCATCTGGAAGAATTCTTCTGGAGAAACACTAGGCTCAAAGCACTATCCGAAAGGAGAGTTCATCGCAGTTAAAAAACAAGGAAATCCAGAAAACTACTTAACCTGCACGCTCAAGAACGCCATCAGTGAGGAGACCAGTGATCCGGTCTATGAGAGAGATCTGTTTAAAG atTCAAACTCAAGTCTTGTCATTTCAATCATCATTCCTTTGATTGCTGTGGTTCTCGTCATCCTTCTCCTGTTTCTCATAATTCGTTTTCACG gtCATTTTGCTGCTTGCCGGAGAAACCCAAGATTTACAAAa GATCTGGAGTTTGAAGATTCCTCAGCCTGA